One segment of bacterium DNA contains the following:
- a CDS encoding nucleotidyltransferase domain-containing protein, giving the protein MKFHISLLDVLNSKTKVKIIKFLLTHEASMSEREIASILKVSHMSVNRTMRDLAELNFVNFVTIGKAHLWRVNRKSYAFRVLSELIKGVSSIKKPLEDLKKILLRNLSETLIKRVVLFGSIAEGSERINSDIDVLVLVKDKQSKEKLEPQIEKLSNICFEAYGNRLAPYILTEQEMKQKKNLRIISEVDKGIQIFPEGKDCKRFLEYVRRELP; this is encoded by the coding sequence ATGAAATTTCATATTTCGCTGTTGGATGTATTAAACTCAAAAACAAAGGTAAAAATTATAAAGTTTCTATTAACTCATGAAGCTTCTATGAGCGAAAGGGAAATAGCCTCTATTTTAAAAGTCTCTCATATGAGTGTAAATAGAACTATGCGAGACCTTGCTGAATTGAACTTCGTAAATTTTGTTACTATTGGAAAAGCTCATTTATGGAGGGTAAACCGCAAAAGCTATGCCTTTAGAGTTCTATCTGAATTGATTAAGGGAGTTTCAAGCATCAAGAAACCTTTAGAAGACTTGAAAAAGATACTATTAAGAAATTTATCTGAGACTTTGATTAAAAGAGTGGTTTTGTTTGGATCAATAGCAGAAGGTTCAGAAAGGATAAATAGTGATATAGATGTCCTTGTCTTAGTTAAAGATAAGCAAAGTAAAGAAAAACTCGAGCCTCAAATAGAGAAATTATCAAACATATGTTTTGAGGCGTATGGTAATAGATTAGCTCCTTACATCTTAACGGAACAGGAAATGAAACAAAAGAAAAATTTAAGGATTATTTCTGAAGTTGACAAGGGTATTCAAATTTTTCCAGAAGGGAAAGACTGTAAAAGATTTCTTGAATATGTCAGGAGAGAATTGCCATAA
- a CDS encoding CBS domain-containing protein, translating to MLKAKDVMTKEVITISPDATLADAIELLMAKEISGMPVIGSKGEMIGIISEKDILNFAFSGNLHNTKVKEAMSKNVISFPPDADVDSIALAIGHRQFRRVPIVEEGKVVGIVSRRDIIRVALKIGRK from the coding sequence ATGTTAAAAGCAAAAGATGTTATGACAAAGGAAGTGATAACCATCAGTCCCGATGCTACGCTGGCAGATGCAATTGAACTTCTGATGGCGAAAGAGATTAGTGGAATGCCAGTTATAGGCTCTAAAGGGGAAATGATCGGGATAATATCAGAAAAAGATATTCTCAATTTTGCGTTCAGTGGGAATCTGCATAATACTAAAGTTAAAGAAGCAATGTCAAAGAATGTAATAAGCTTCCCGCCAGATGCAGATGTTGATTCAATCGCTTTAGCTATTGGACACCGTCAATTCAGGAGAGTTCCTATTGTAGAAGAAGGCAAAGTAGTTGGCATTGTTTCACGGCGAGACATAATTCGTGTTGCACTTAAAATTGGAAGGAAGTAA